The following are from one region of the Nicotiana tomentosiformis chromosome 7, ASM39032v3, whole genome shotgun sequence genome:
- the LOC104091022 gene encoding fasciclin-like arabinogalactan protein 7, whose protein sequence is MGYSIVFIVCSLLVVLQLSTVAGKGKAIIGSPSLAPAPAPGPEYTNLTDLLSVAGPFHTFLNYLESTKVIDTFQSQANDTEEGITLFVPKDSAFASLKKPTISNLTSDKLKSLCLFHALPHYYSLADFKNLSDMSPINTFAGGNLFSLNFTYDSGTVHLNSGWSRTKVSSAVRTTFPVAVYQVDKVLLPEAIFGTDLPPMPAPAPAPETDIAPTADSPAADQTGKARAAASPDSSSPSASHRMMSWGILNHLVLAIAGGFLVLL, encoded by the coding sequence ATGGGCTACTCTATTGTTTTCATTGTCTGTAGTCTACTTGTAGTCCTTCAATTGTCAACTGTAGCCGGGAAAGGCAAAGCTATAATTGGATCTCCAAGCCTAGCTCCAGCACCAGCACCAGGTCCCGAATACACAAACCTAACCGACTTACTCTCCGTTGCTGGCCCTTTCCACACATTCCTTAACTACCTTGAATCGACAAAAGTCATCGATACTTTCCAAAGCCAAGCCAACGACACAGAAGAAGGGATCACACTCTTTGTTCCCAAAGACTCCGCCTTTGCTTCACTCAAGAAGCCTACCATTTCCAACCTCACCTCAGATAAACTCAAATCCCTTTGCCTTTTCCATGCATTGCCACATTACTACAGTCTAGCCGACTTCAAGAACCTTAGTGACATGAGCCCTATTAATACCTTTGCTGGAGGAAATTTATTTTCCTTGAACTTCACCTATGATTCAGGGACCGTTCACCTTAACTCAGGATGGTCTAGAACTAAAGTTAGTAGCGCTGTTCGCACGACTTTTCCCGTTGCTGTTTATCAGGTGGACAAGGTGCTTCTTCCTGAAGCCATTTTCGGGACAGATTTACCTCCAATGCCAGCACCAGCACCAGCGCCAGAAACAGATATCGCCCCTACTGCTGATAGTCCAGCTGCCGATCAAACAGGAAAAGCTAGAGCTGCAGCCTCTCCAGATTCTTCATCGCCATCGGCTTCTCACAGGATGATGAGCTGGGGCATTTTAAATCATTTGGTTTTGGCAATTGCTGGTGGATTCTTGGTGTTATTGTAA